The nucleotide window AGAGCCTATTCGAGTCGATGCAATGGAAGTCCTTTCTATTAGGTTCGAGGACGAACCAAATTACGAGTTGCATTTATGGAATGAAACCGGAAGAGAACAAGAGATTTCTGTTGAGAATAACCAATTTACAGCCCCTGTGGAAAAGGGGATTTACGTTTATGAAGTGTTTGCAACATGGGAAAATGGGGAAAGATCTTTTGCTTTCGTGTTAGAGATACAATAAAAAGGCGTGCATTCTTAAAAAAGGAATGCGCGCCTTCTACGTTATTATTTCGTCGTTTTAATTTGTAATGCCATTGCTGCCCCGAAAAATTCGTAGTGAATTTTTTCTGCTGGTACACCGATTTCAACTAAGATTGAAATAACCGATTCCATGAACGGAGTTGGACCACAAACATAAACTTCTGTATCTTCGTCTAATAGATTTTCGATTAGCTCTTTCGTTACATAGCCGTCTGTTTCTGAGTAAACTGCTTTATAGCTACCACCTAGCTCAGCAACTTTCGCTTCAATCGCTTCCTTAAATGCTGCCACTTTTTCATTACGTGCTGCTTGGATAAATGAAGCTTTACGACCTTCCATTGTTTGGAGCATGCTTTGTAATGGCGTAACACCAACACCACCACTGATGAATAATACTGGGCTATCGTTTTGTACTAATGTAAATACACCAGCTGGGGCACTAACATCAACCTTTGACCCAAGTTCAGCTGCATGTAAGAAGTTTGACACAATCCCATTTGGATTCGCATCATCTTCACGCTTTACAGAAATACGGAAGTATTCATCAGTTCCTTCTGTAATTGTATATTGACGATTCATTAAAAATTGTTGACCAGGTACTTGTACACGGATGCTAATGTATTGACCGGCTGTAAATTCAGGAAGCTTTGAACCATCTTCAGGCTGTAAATAGAAAGAAGTTACGACATCGCTTTCTTGTACCTTCTTTGCAATCGTGAAATTTTTGAATGCGCGCCAGCCACCTTTATTTTCAGCTGCCTTGTATAAATCCTCTTCCACAGAAATGAAAATGTCCGCGATAACTCCGTATGCTTCACCCCATGCATTTAAAATTTCATCTGTTGCGGCTTCACCTAATACTTCTTTAATTGCTGCTAATAAATATTTCCCTACGATTGGATAGTGCTCAGGTAAAATGCCTAAACTTACGTGTTTGTGCGCAATTTGCACAACCGCTGGTACGATCGCTTCTAAATTTTCAATATGAACTGCTGCTGCGTATACTGTGTTCGCTAAAGCTGTTTGCTGACGGTCTTTCTTTTGATTTGTGTGGTTAAAGATATTTAATAATGTTGGATTGTCTTTAAAGAGATTTGAATAAAATGTTTTTGTAATGGCAACACCGTGCACCTCTAATACAGGTACTGTTGATTTAATAATGTCGATTGTTTGTTTTGCTAACATGTTAATACACGTCCTTTCTTTGATTTCAATATACGCCCATGTCTTTTTTAAAGCAATATCAAAAATACATCTTTAACAAAACAGACACAAAGTAATATCCAAAATACATCTTTAACAAATTCGTCACAAAGAAGTTTTTAAAATACATGTTTAAAAATAAGTAAGAGTAGTCGACCAAATGAGAGAAAGTGTTATACTAATAAATAGAAAGATGGTGAAAACGTGCGCTTAACCGTATATACTGATTATTCTTTACGTACGCTCATGTATTTAGGCGTACGAGGAACAGAAAATTTAACAACAATTCAAGAAATTGCTGATGCTTATCAAATTTCAAAAAACCATTTAATGAAAGTAACGTACGATTTAGGACAACATGGTTACATTGAAACAATTCGAGGACGCGGTGGCGGTATTCGCTTAGCAATGGACCCAAAAGATATTAATATAGGAGAAGTTGTTCGCAAAACGGAGGATGACTTTCACATAGTCGAATGCTTCAATCCTGAAAGTAATTTATGTAAAATATCTCCGGAATGTCAGCTGAAAAATGCTTTACATCAAGCATTGCAGGCATACTTGGCTGTATTAGACTCCTATACATTAGCGGATGTATTAGGCACAAAGGATGTATTAAGTGAATTATTCGGAATTAACCGATAAATTATACATGAACGTAAAGAGTTAGAGGGCTAGGTAAAGGGGTAAAGAGCTGGGAGCTATAGAGCAAAGAGGTAAAGGGCAAAAGATCCAAAGAGATAAACGGCAAAGAGTAGGCAGCAGCTATAGAGCAAAAGAGGTAAAGAGCTATAGAGCAAAAGAGATAAAGTGCTATAGAGCAAAGAGTAAAAGAGCCAACAAAGCTATTCAATGAAATTCCAGTTAAAGCTGTCTATATGGGTAGATGTTAAAAATTAACATTAATAGACAGAACAACTTCGTCTATTTGATTTGAAAGATGCAGTAAATAAAAGATTTACTACACCTAATCAAAAACTCTCCCTTTAAATGAATCCAAAAGCAAAATTCTCCGCATATATAATCTCTCTAAGTGTTCTGCATCAGTGATCTGAAGCGAATAATAATCATCACATAAATTATTAAAAAGCATTTAAACAAATGCTTTTATTTATGGACAAAAGTAGCCGGAAAAAGTACAAAAGTGGGAGAAAAAAGGACAATATAGTCTGGTAAAACAAAACATTTATTGATTTAAGACACCCATGTAACAGTGAGTGTCTTTCTGCTATAGTGCCATTTAATTGAATAAAATCTGTTAAGAAATGCTACCAAATCGACACTTTGAAATACCCAACAAAGATAATGGCTATTATTCATTTTAGTATACTGTAAAAATAATCATTAATTAAAAGATTCTCACCTAACCGTATACAAAGTAAGAATCTTAATTAGTGTAAGTCTAATACAATCGGATCAATTCGTTCTATTCCATCAAGACAAAAGATAGCATTTTGGATATGGTGAATTTTTTAGAATGTAACTTATAAAGAAAAAATACGACTAATATTTTGGAGGTGAAATGATTTGAAAAAAATACTATTAATCGGAATTTGCTCTATTTTTTTAGTTGCTTGTTCAAACAACAATGAAATTGTTGAAAACTCAAATGATGACCAGAAGGAAAACACACAAATTGTTAGTGATATGACCGAAATAACTGGAGAAATTGTTGAAATAGAAAATGGAAGATTTTTAGTGGAAAGCACAACTAAAAATTTACCAGATGGAAAACCATACACGATATGGTTTTCGACAAATGACATTGAACATTTACAAGTAGGTCAACTTGTTTCTGTTTGGACTAAGGCAATAGATGAAAGCTTACCAGCACAAGGAAGTGCAGTGAAAATTGAGATTAAAGAATAATGGGTTACAGAATATTGATTATTAGTCACTCATAAAAAAAGCGTATTCCTTTAATTTTGAATACGCTTTTTTTATGAAAAAAGTCAACAATTAAATTAAACAGAGCTTTTTTTTAAAGAGTGAATTGAGAAATATAAAAGGTATTTAAAAGGTTTCTCTTGAATTATTAAGTTAAGTAAGAAAAAGTAAAGAAGGAAGATAAATTATGGAGTATTCATTTGAAAATGTAAGAACTTCTGGAGCGTATGGAATATTTAATGGCTTTTTTGTTTTTCAAGTTGGCCCAACTGAAAATGGAGATAAACTTGGAGTAGTCCGATTAGGAGGGCATAGTGAAGAAGATGAAAGTCCTTTGGATACAGTGATTAGAGAGGTATTGGAAGAAGCTGGGATTAAGGTTAATCCAATAAATTCACCATTTACATATTATTTAGAGTGCCATAATCAAGCCAATAAGATATTTATGAATGAGAGTGAGGTAGTAAATCCAATTCTAATTAAAGGGAATAAAGAGGAATTATTTTCAGTTATGTATATAGCTTTGGCAGGAAATGAACCTCACCCATCATCTGAATCGAAAGGACTTTTATTATTGTCTCCAAAAGATGTTGAACTAATATGTAGTAGGAAAATTACATTAAATGAATTTTTGAAACAAAATGGATACGCTAAATTGAAAGATAATTTTAATAAGGATTTGGTATTAGAACCCTTCCCTCAATTGATATTTTTATCAAATCTCTTAAAACAAGAATCAAACTATATAGAGAAAGCTATTAAATCTTCAACAGTAGGAAACGATCAATCTTTTATATAAAAATTTGCACAGTATTTCACAAAAAAACAACACGTTTTGAACAAAATTTTTTAAAAACCAGTTCTTTTGATTTAACTTAAAATATGTGTCTGTGGGTTGTTTTTAATCAAACTTTACTCTAAAGCTACACAAACCACGCTCCAAAAATATCGGGGTAGTGTGCAGTTTATAAATCTTACAAAGTAACCGGTAAGGCAAACACAACTTATTATATCGCTATTAAAGAAAATGTTGGTGTTATACCTGATAAAATCACGGATCAAATTCAAAACCATGGTACACAAAACTTTATAGCTCCACCAATTTTTTATTTACCGTCTTCAGTAAACACAAGTGCAACTAATTAATCTTACTCTTAATTAACATTATATTATAAGCTACAACACTTAAATTTGCTCAAGTAAATCGTTTAGCAATCACTGTAGCATCAGCTGGTACAGTTGCACAGGTTAGATTTGAAGATAGGGCTGGCAATGTTTACTTCTTAGTAGCAAATGCTAATTTCATAAAATTAGCTAAAAACGGTATTTAAACATTAACAGTTGGTAAGGACGGTAAAGTACAATTCCTTGTAGTTGGTAACGTGCTGTTGGAGTTATTTATGCAGATAAAAATTTAACAGGGGAGGATGTCCCAATTTTGAATGGGTTCATTCATTCGCTTATGCTAATTGGTACTTTGATATTTAGCATCGGTTTATTTAAGTTATTTAGAACTTCAAAAGCTTAAATGTTTAAAACATACAGCGACAATTGAAAACGTCCCCAAACATAAACTGCACCCCAAAAATTAGATTTTTCACTCTAACTTTTGGGGTGCAGTCCCACGACGCTTTGGGAATGTTTATATTTTCAACTATCATAGTAATTCACTCAAACAGCAGCAACTATTTAAAATCACTCCTAAATGGTAAGGGGATATGTTATTTAGGAGGTGTCACGATGAGATTAAATATGATTTTAAGTTTTATATCTATTTATTTCTTACTAACTCTAAGTGCTTGTTCAAATAATGAAGTTAAATATGATGGAGAACCTTTGAAAATTGCTGTAATTGGTGATATTCCAGAATTAAATAACAAAAACATTCATTTTGAGACAATTTCACTAGATAAATTTAGCGAAGATGCAACACAGATTTCAACAAATTTTGATGCTGTTATGATAACACCAGTAATATTTGAAGAAGCATCTGATGATAGATTTGTTGATGTTTATAGTGATTCTGAAATGCCGATTATTTTTTTTGATTCACCAAAAAGGCATTTTCCATTCATAAGAGCAGGGGCTACCTATGAAACGGCTCGTTGGGAATCTTTAAATAATGGCTCTCACACGACAATTTATCTATCCGATATAGATGCAGATATAGAAGATGTTTGGTATTTCTATTTAAAAGATGAAAAAGAGTTAGATGACCTTTACAAAGAGATTTTTCAAATGGTTGAAACGTTATAAAGCTAAATTTTATTTAGTTAGGATTAGTATAAATATGCAAACCAAGCCTAAATAACGGTCCCAAATGAAAGTTAGGGAACACACCAAAAAGGGACGGATGTTGATTATATAAACGCTGTGCTTTTAGAAGGGTGAATTATAACCCTAAATAAAAGGAGGATTATAATGCTTGATATTATTGATTTAAATCATAGAAAAGATTTAATTGAAATCGTTGCACATTGGACATGGCAGGAATGGGGAACAGAAAATAACTATTTTTTTTTTAAAGATTTAGTTCAATACAGTTTAAATGAGAATAGTATATCTCAAACTTTCGTTGCTTTATTAGATGGAGAGCCTGTTGGGACAGTATCTTTAATTAAAAACGATTTGAAAAGTAGGCAGGACTTATCTCCATGGTTAGCTTCCCTCTATATTGTTGAGGAATTTAGACATCTTGGACTCGGTTTGAAGCTGCAAAATTTTGTTATAGATAGGGCTGAATTATTAGGCTATAAAGAATTATATTTATTTACTAAACTCTTTGGATATTATGAAAAAAACGAATGGATTTTCTTTGACGAAGGGCATTCTTACTTCGGTGATAAGGTGAGAATTTATAAAAAGGTTATTATTTAATTTTTTGGTGCAAAAGTTTAATATTTATCTTCAACAGTCGGGCGCGATTATCTAATAAGCATCTCTGTTCTTATTGAACTAACGGGGGCTTAGTTAAGTAGAGCAACGTCATTTAAGACGTTGCTCATTTTACATTTAAAAGTACTTTTGATAATACTCTTTTCGTATTTTACCGCTTAATTGAGCGTAGATCCTAGTTGTTTCACTTTTCTCATGTCCCATAAGACTTTGAATGACTTCAATAGGAGCGCCATTATTCAACAAGTGAGTTGCATAGCTGTGTCTAAGTTGGTGCGGATGAATCTCTTTATTAATTTCAGCACGATTGGAGATCCGCTTGATGATGTATCGCTTTTGGGCAACACTCATTTTATGTGGCTGCCTTGCTGTTACAAAAATGAAGGGTTATTGTCATTCCTACTTTCAATATACCGTTTAAGCCATATGTCGCAACGTGTATTAAAATAAATTCCCTCTCCTTATCACCTTTTCCTCTAACAATAGCGGATTGATCGGACCAATTAATATGGTTCTTTACTAACGTAACTATTTCTCCAATTCGACAACCAGTAGAAAACATAAATTCAAAAATCGCTCTTTCCATTGGGGAATGACAGGATTCACGAAGGTGTTCGATCTCCCGTTCGGTTAAATACTTGGGTATCCGCTTCCCTACCTTGGGTTCTTTAATTTTAGAAGTTGGATTCTTACTCAAGTAGCCTTCTTCATGAGACCAACGAAAAAACGATTTCATAAAGCGAATACGGTGTGCAAGACTGGCCGGTTTTAAATGCTTTCCGGATATAGCGAGATATTCCTTCAATTGATTTGTATCCAGCAATTCCATCTCTACATCTTTAAAATAACCAATTAGTAGCAAAGACTGTAACTGGTATGCCTTCAATGTTTACGGAGAAAAACCCTCTATTCGTTTATCAGCTTCAAACAAAGTCCATGCTTTTGACAGTAACAATTCTATTCCCCCTAATAAAGTGATATTAATGGAATTATTACCAATTTGATAGAATAATAGAAATGTGGAAAGTTTTTACTAACGAGGTTGTTTAGTTGAATAAAGTATTATAAAGTTTTGTAAAGGATTATAGGGGGAAATTATATGATAACAGAGGAACGGTTAGATAAATGGATAGAAAGGTACGAAGAAAATGGTTATTTGAACGGTTCAATTTTAATAGCTTCTAACGAAAATATACTTTTAAACAAAGGTTTTGGCATGGCAAATTGGGAGCATGCTGTACCAAATAAACCTACTACTAAATTTCGCATCGGTTCACTTACTAAGGCCTTTACATCTATGGGTATTTTTCAGTTACATGAAACAGGGAAATTATCAATTGATGATTGTATAGGTAAGTATATTCCTAACTATCCACAAGGCGAAAAAATTACAATTTATCATTGTCTAACAAATACTACAGGGATTCCAAATTACACGAGTTCACCTGAATTTTGGTCTAAAACTATGAGACTTCCGATGACTTTACATCACCTGATCGATTCATTTAAACAGCTTGAATTGAACTTCGAACCCGGTAAGAGATTTGAATATTCAAATTCCGGATATTCATTACTAACAGCGATTTTAGAAAATGTTTCAGGTATGTCATTTGCAGAGTACATACAAACAAAAATATGTCTTCCCTTAGGTATGAATAATACAGGCTGTGACGATGGAATTGAGATAGTTGCAGACTTAGCTTCAGGCTATTCATTCTGGGAAAAACCAATTCACTCAGCATACACAGATTTATCATTTCCTTTAGGAGCCTATGGTCTATATTCTACAACAGAGGATTTATTCCTTTGGGATCAGGCATTAAAATCATCACACCTCCTTACCAAAGAATTAATGGAGAAAATGTTTACTCCAAACCTTAGTTCATACGCTTCAGGCTGGATGGTATCTGAAATGTTAGGCAGAAAATGCATACACCATTTTGGAGATATTAGTGGTTTTTGTAGCAATTTTTTCAGATTTGTAGATGAACAAGTTACGATAATTTTTCTGAGCAATATGAGCATTACTCCTGTAACGCATTTAACTCAAGAAATGACTAAGGTAATTTTTGATGAACATGTATCACTACCTCTCCCTGCTCAACCAATTAACTTTATAAACAAGGAACTTATTGCGGGCAAGTATTTTATTGGAAATGATGAGAGTGAAATTTTAGACATCTCTATAAATAATGATGAACTATATTTGACAGTTCCTAAGATGTACGGAGCTTTGTATAAATTTAAACTTGTGCCAGTTTGTCACAATGCATCAAAAACAACTTTTTTAACTGAAATGGTTAATGAGCAACTCACATTCAATTATTCATTGTCAGGTGAAATAGTAGATGTAGTTTATAAGGATTTTAATGGAAAAAAATATATAGCTTCTAAATGTTATTCAAACTAACGGAGCAGGTTAGTTGAATAAGGGATTAATCTTTTCATGTTTTTAGAGGTACTTATTCTTATTAATAGAACTATTAATAAAAGAACTTTAAAAAAAGGTGTCATATTTGATAAATGTTAATGAAAATCAAATAATTATTAACTTTTCTGGTAGTTTGATATCGCTAGGACCCCTAAGAAGTGATTTAGTTTCTTACTACAATCGCTGGAATAATGATTTTCAAACTACTAAAACACTTGCTTCTACAAGACCTGTTATTTTGGAGGAAGAAGTTTCGGTTTTCGAACAAATAGCAAAATCAAGGGATTATATTTTTTTACAATTTTTGAGAAAGAAACATTACGATTCTTGATTATGCTTTTAACATTTCTGGACTACAAATGTTTTTTTGAAAGTATTTGAGTTTAATGAAAATGCAATACGAGCTTATAAAAAAGCAGGGTTTGTAGAATGTGGTCGTAGAAGACAATCACACTTTTTTGGAGGGCGTCTATGGGATGTTATCTATATGGAAGCATTAGCGACTGAATTTGGGGATTCTGCAATAAATAAGGCACTATCATTCGAGGTCAAAACTGAAGTATAATACAGAATTTTTTCTTCAACTAACGAAGCAGTTTAGTTTAAGAAGGAAGTTCGAATCTCCAAGCGGAAAATTTATAGATTACAAAGAAACTAAATGGAATAAATAACGAGGTGAATTTTGGTGATAGAAGAGATAAATAAATCAATAAAAGATTTAAGCATTAGCGACGCAAAGAACCTATTGTTAAGCATGATGTTTCGAATAAAAATGATGCAGGAATCAAAGAATTCACCAGAGGAAATTTTAGAACAATTAAATTCTATATACGATTTATTTTTCGAGGTTGTACAAAATAGAAATCATGTTGAGAGAGAGTATTCAACAGTTCATATTGTGTGCGGAGAATCTCCAGCCGGTTCTTTACGAGTAGGATTAGGGCGTGAGAATAAAATAATCGGATTTCCTGATTTCTTTGCTGTTGGTCCAATTTGGAAACTTCATCAAGAGGTTGGTCGTAAACACAGACATGAATGGTTGAAGGACCATCTCAATTATTCCGATGACTATTTTGAAGAAGAGTACGAAAATAGATTTTCAAAAACACTTGCAGAAATAGATCGGTTAAATGGAGAGGTCCCCATTGTTATATGGACTGCTGAAAATTCAAATGAACAAACTGGATTACGCTATCTTTTATACTTGCTAAAAGGAAAAAAAAATGAGGTTTTCGTGATCAATACTTCACTTGCTTTTCAGGAACTATTTAATACACTTGAATTTGGGTGTTTAGATATCCATACGGGAGAAGTAAATGGTGAACAATTAAACAAAATATATCAAGAAAAAATATCAGCACCATTATCTGATGAGGAAAGGTCAAGATTTGAAAGAGAATGGATTGTATTTTCAGAATCAAAAGGTTTGGTGAGGATTTGGGAAAATAACAAAATCAACACTGTCAATGAAGATTACTTTGATGATTTTATTGTGAATACTGCCCGAAATTTACATGCTATGCAAACTGAAAAATGCGATTTTATGAAATCAGCAAAGTTAATAGGGGAAGTATATGGACAGAACAATCAATTAGGTGATGCTTTTATAGAATATAGGGTGAGAAGTCTAATCTATAAAGGAGTTTTTGAAATAAAGGGAATTCCAAAAGCAATGAGGTATTATAGTGTGAAATTAAGGTGACTTTTTCCTTCTGTGAAGATATTTACATTTATATTCTCTTGAACAGGAGCAAATGCAAAAGAAACCCAGACGCACTTTAGATAAGATTGTGAAAATATGCACTTAAACTAACTGGTGCTTCAACTGAATACTCCTCTGAAATAGCAATTGAGTCGATGAACCAATGCCTTCCAATTTACCACTACATGAGTATACAAAAAGTCCACAAAGTAATTATATCTATGGTCAATCCTTAACAAAAATTAGTTAAGATTTTCAATCAACATGGTGGAAAACAAACAGCAGAGAATTTTTTAAGAAGATATTACACTCTTTATAAGTATAAAGTAAGCCCGTAATCAAATAACGCATATAAAGCGCTAGGCACCTCCGGTACGATAGACGTATCAATCAAAGGAGGTGCCATTCTTATGCCCGCAAACAAATTGACCATTGTTCCCGTCAAACTTGATCCTCTTCCAACTGAAGCTTCTTCGTTTCATTCTTCTCAATACAATGCTGCACCAGGTTGTGTGATTAAAACCGCTGTAGCTGAAATAGCTTTCTTCAATGGCGTAGATGAACGCATCATCCAAACTATTATGAAGGAGCTGAAAAATCGATGAAGCGTGATTTTACGAGCGTACAAAACATCTATATTATTTGCGGGAAGACCGATATGCGCAAAGGCATCGATGGTCTCGCAACGCTGGTTCAAGATTCTTTCGAATTAGATCCGTATAGCGATTCTATTTTTCTCTTTTCAGGATGGAGTAAGGACCGCTATAAATGTTTGTATTTTGATGGAGATGGCTTTGCCATGCTTTACAAACGATTGGATAATGGTAAGCTTCAATGGCCAAAAGATGAAAATGAGGTGCGAAGCCTTTCACAACAGGAACTGCGCTGGTTATTAGAAGGATTATCTTTACAACAGCCGAAGGCCATTGCGAAATCTGCAAAAGGTGTCTTTTAACTACATCATCAATAATGGTATAATTACCCATATATAAAATTGGACGGAATGTGGTGAACGATTTGATGCCTGTTAATCAAAAGCAAGAAGAACAAAACGAACGTATTATTCGATTACTTGAGCAACAACTAGCTCAGTCAAATCGACAAATAGAAGCCTTAACAGAGCAAGTTCGCCAATTAACAAAAGCGTTATATGGCTCTAAATCGGAGAAAGCCAAGTATCAAGCTCCTGATGGACAAGTCTCTTTATTTGAAGACGATCCGTCTTTTAATGAACCTGAGCAGACAGAAGAACAAAGCACCGATACGGTTAGTTATACGGTTACTCGTAAAAAGACAAATAAAAAACGAAATGATTCGTTTCGTGAGGATATTGAAATTGAAGAAATTCATCATCACCCAGCCAACTTAGCTTGTGAGTGTTGTCAGGGGGAAATGGTAGAATTCAGTTCTACGTTGATACGTGAAGAGGCGAAATTCATTCCAGCTTCCCTGAAGCGCGTGCAGCATTTTGAACATGTGTATGAGTGTAAATTGTGTAAAAACGATGCCCTACGAAAAGCTCAAATTAAACGTGGTAAAGCACCACAAGGTGCTATCCAAAGAAGCATTGCTGGCCCAACTGTTTTGGCCAAGCTTATCTACGATAAGTTTATTCAGTACTTGCCTCTTTACCGTCAGGTAAATGAATGGGAACGCCATGGCCTACATACAAACGATAAAAATCTTTCCAATTGGGTAATACGTGTGGCAGAAGATTGGCTTCAACCACTTTATGATTTGATGAAGCAGCTATTAACGGCAAAGTCTGTACTGCATATCGACGAAACCTATGCACAAATAATCAAGCGTTCTGATGGAAAGCCAGCTCAATCAAACGCTTTTAATTGGGTATGTCGCAGTGTACAAAGTGAAGGCCCCATTATCGTTTTATTTAAGAGTGCTCTTTCTCGAGGGCGAGCTATATTAGAAGATTTAATTAAGGGATTCAAAGGCACTGTCATCTGTGATGGGTATTCAGCTTATGGTCAATTACCGCACGTTCAATTCGCCAACTGTTGGGCGCATGTACGCCGTTATTGGCTAAAAGCCGATAGTAAGAATGGCCGAATAGGCGTGCAATATTGCGATCGGTTGTTTCATATCGAGCGTCAAATCAAACATCTTTCAGCGGAAGAGCGCGTGAAAGCTCGTCAACAAGAAGCAAAACCGATTGTCGATGAATTTTTCGATTGGATTGATCGTTCGCCTTTCTTCGGCAAAAATGCTATTGCGAAAGCAGCTGAATATACATTAAGCCGTTCATCTGAGTTAAAAGTTTTCCTTGAAAATGGGGACGTTGCTATTGATAATAATCCCGCTGAAAATGCGATTCGTCCAAATGTCATTGGTCGCAAAAACTGGCTTTTCTCTGTGAGTGAAGCAGGTGCGAAAGCGAATGCCATTTGTTTAAGTTTGGCCGAAACAGCCAAAGCAAACGGAATTGATTTTTATCAGTATCTGGTAAAGCTGATGACGGAATTACCTAATGTACCGTTTCATCAGCAACCAGAGATTTTACATAATTACATGCCTTGGTCGGAAAATATTCAAGCCACATGTGCAAAATAGCCAGCTATCTGAAAAAAATTTCAGATAGCTGGCCGATCGTCGTGCGTACCGTGAAGGTGCGCTATTTTTTTATATTTCGGGCTTACAGTATAAAGAAGTAGATACAGATGAATTTTTAAGGTTCATGAAATTTTATTTAGAATTAGAAGATGACTCCTTATTTGAGGGTTGGCTAGAACTAGGAAATACTGAAAATAAATAATTTATTATTCAACTAAGGTGCAGGTTGAATAAAAAGTAACAAGATACGAAGAATAAAGTGTAAACGTAAATCAGAGGTGAGTGTTGATGGTTAAGCATTACTTAGTCTCATTAGGAATTATATTAATTGTTCTTACTTCTATGCAAGTAGCAAAATCAGAAACTATACCAAAAGCGGAAGAAATGTATGTCACAACAGAGGACATAATTTCAGACATTATCTTCCCAACTATTGATAAAAGAGTTATCAAAGAGTATGGAGGAGAAAATCGCCTTACTTGGCAATGGAAAAGGATTGTTGGTATTACTTACAACGAGAATCATTCCTATGATGTTACTGTAAGAATTGAGATTCCTTCAAAAAAGCCTAACGGGAATGTTAAAGAAGATTTGGTTAAGGTACGAATATATCCGTCCTGTGATAGTGAGAAGCTT belongs to Solibacillus sp. FSL R7-0682 and includes:
- the tnpB gene encoding IS66 family insertion sequence element accessory protein TnpB (TnpB, as the term is used for proteins encoded by IS66 family insertion elements, is considered an accessory protein, since TnpC, encoded by a neighboring gene, is a DDE family transposase.), translated to MKRDFTSVQNIYIICGKTDMRKGIDGLATLVQDSFELDPYSDSIFLFSGWSKDRYKCLYFDGDGFAMLYKRLDNGKLQWPKDENEVRSLSQQELRWLLEGLSLQQPKAIAKSAKGVF
- the tnpC gene encoding IS66 family transposase; translated protein: MPVNQKQEEQNERIIRLLEQQLAQSNRQIEALTEQVRQLTKALYGSKSEKAKYQAPDGQVSLFEDDPSFNEPEQTEEQSTDTVSYTVTRKKTNKKRNDSFREDIEIEEIHHHPANLACECCQGEMVEFSSTLIREEAKFIPASLKRVQHFEHVYECKLCKNDALRKAQIKRGKAPQGAIQRSIAGPTVLAKLIYDKFIQYLPLYRQVNEWERHGLHTNDKNLSNWVIRVAEDWLQPLYDLMKQLLTAKSVLHIDETYAQIIKRSDGKPAQSNAFNWVCRSVQSEGPIIVLFKSALSRGRAILEDLIKGFKGTVICDGYSAYGQLPHVQFANCWAHVRRYWLKADSKNGRIGVQYCDRLFHIERQIKHLSAEERVKARQQEAKPIVDEFFDWIDRSPFFGKNAIAKAAEYTLSRSSELKVFLENGDVAIDNNPAENAIRPNVIGRKNWLFSVSEAGAKANAICLSLAETAKANGIDFYQYLVKLMTELPNVPFHQQPEILHNYMPWSENIQATCAK